Within Candidatus Cloacimonadota bacterium, the genomic segment AAACAGCAGGCAATCCTGAACAACATAAATGATGTAATCATTGTTATGGACAATAATTTGAATATCACCTGGGCAAACAGGATCGCGGTAGAGCAATATGGGGATATTCTTGGAAAAAAATGCTACGAATCATTTGAATGGCTTGGTGAGCCGTGTTCCGACTGTACTGCAAAGGAAGCTTTCATGGACGGCGAAGTCAAATCGATGGTAAAGGACATAGTTCTAAAAAATGGAACCCAGCTTAATTTAATAGTCACCTGCTCGCCTATCAGGGACCGTGATGGTACGATAACTTCTGTTGTCGAGATATTCCATGATATCAGTGAATATAAGTGGGCTGAGGATGAGATACGTAAACTTACGGATAACCTTGAACATGTAATAGAGCGCACAGCAGATCTGAAAGAAAAGTATGGTGAACTTGAGCACCTGAATACACTCTTTGTGGGAAGGGAAGACCGAATGTTAGAATTCAAACAACGAATATCAGAACTAGAGAAAGAGATAGAGCAATTCAAAAAAGGAGGAAAATAATGATGAATTGTCATGTTACGAACAACTATGGAAAATGCGTTTTGGTCCGTCCGTAACATTATCTTTAACAAAAAGTTCAATTGCCCGGTATATTTATAATATAATGAATATAGATATTAACATAAGTTTGTAGAAGGAAGATAATAGACAAAATGACAAATATTTTCATAATGCTGGTGCACTATCTGAAATTATAATAAATGGATCCATAGCTTGAAAATCTTGCATTGGACCAACCAAAAAATAAGGTATTAGTGATTTCTTGATAAATCAAAGTTGATGTATATGGTGGTAATCGGGTCATCTGGAAATAATTCTGCTGGAGACAAATATCATGAAAAAATTAGATGATCATAGTATTTTCAAAATGATCATTCTTGGATTGATGCTATCCATCTGTACACTAACCACCTATTATTTTCATTTTATCTTAAAAAGCGAAGTTATCTTTACGCATCTTTTTTATATACCAATCATTCTTGCAAGCCTATGGTGGTCACGTAAGGGTGCAGTGGTTGGTTTATTCCTTGCCCTTATGCTGGTAATTTCGAACCTTATGAACCCGGATATGCCATATATATGGTCAAATGTGGTTCGTGGAATAATGTTTGTTTTTGTGGGGCGTTTGGTGGATGCCCTGCATCTAAGGAATTTAATACTTATAGACTCACTGAACCGGAGTCAGGAGTACCAGAATAAGCTTATCAATCATTCCAATGCCTCAATTATTGTCTGGGATCCTGATATTAAGATCACCCGGGTTAACAAGGCTTTTGAGCATATTACTGGTTATACTGCTGATGAGGTCAACGGTAAGGAAATCTGCATCTTGTTTTCTAAAGCAACGCAAAAAGAATCGCTGAAAAAGATTGAAGGCACCTTGAACAGTGAATATATGGAAGCTGTAGAGATCCCGTTTACCTGCAAAGATGGAGCTACTCGCCTGATGCTCTGCAACCTGGCGAATGTTTATGAAGAAGATGGAACAACCGTCCTGTCAACCATTGCCCAGTGTATAGATATCACGGAACGTAGGCGGGCTGTGGAAGCGTTGCGCAAAGAAAAAGAATTCAGCGAAAACCTCGTTCAAACCTCTCCAACCTTCTTTG encodes:
- a CDS encoding PAS domain-containing protein, encoding MKEFIRKDSSKIAIVGLLIIACILLIYYFHFFLKTDVIFTHLFYIPIILASLWWLRKGIAVAVFLALILLISHILSHLGTPIWTDAARASMFLIVGVLVVVLNQERLMLLDKMQSYTDILEKQLEKFRSEIIELQEKQQAILNNINDVIIVMDNNLNITWANRIAVEQYGDILGKKCYESFEWLGEPCSDCTAKEAFMDGEVKSMVKDIVLKNGTQLNLIVTCSPIRDRDGTITSVVEIFHDISEYKWAEDEIRKLTDNLEHVIERTADLKEKYGELEHLNTLFVGREDRMLEFKQRISELEKEIEQFKKGGK
- a CDS encoding PAS domain-containing protein; the encoded protein is MKKLDDHSIFKMIILGLMLSICTLTTYYFHFILKSEVIFTHLFYIPIILASLWWSRKGAVVGLFLALMLVISNLMNPDMPYIWSNVVRGIMFVFVGRLVDALHLRNLILIDSLNRSQEYQNKLINHSNASIIVWDPDIKITRVNKAFEHITGYTADEVNGKEICILFSKATQKESLKKIEGTLNSEYMEAVEIPFTCKDGATRLMLCNLANVYEEDGTTVLSTIAQCIDITERRRAVEALRKEKEFSENLVQTSPTFFVAINSEGKTIMMNNAMLQALGYTLEEVVDKDYLATVVPESNRPMLSKVFDEIISLRKPTLNENLVLTKDGREILVEWHGRPVFIVKNIIFLTYFLCTGNFQSIFLQSSALK